CATGTCATTCGGCAAGGCTCTGTGGTGGTCAATCAAATATGTGCAAGTGCAAATTACTCATAATTATTTAGTAACGCGACTGTCGGATTTCTATTGTTTATAGTGTGATTGTTATAAAGATAAAATCATTCTGATAAAACCTCTGTGAGTAACAGAGTAGTAACACCCTTTATCACAATAGAAAACATTTTCTCTGTAAGTACATCgagaaagacacaaaaacataaacGGTCAAATTCTTTGTAAGTGCACACCAGGTGTGTAACGATACATCGACCtggagtacggtctagacctgctctatatgaaaagcattTTGAGATAactgatttgacgctatatacaaataaattgaattgaatcttTAAGATGTGCCttcattttgaaattcccactttatatttattctttttattaaaaagataaaaagtcTGGAAGAGCCAAGTAATAAAATTGACAAATCATACTTTAGTTGCATTTTGTGagttaatataaatgtaactgattgtgttaaatgtgtgttataTGATATCGACTCATATCAATCGCAGgtccctgaattgaatcaaatcgtatcgtggcaaattttgtgatatcagcaaatatcgaaTCATTGTCTAAAGAAGcgatataatattgtatcgtgataaaccttgtgatttacaccgCTAGTGCACACATACTTTCAAAAGAATGTGTATCTGTCCCTCAAACTGGATTTCCTGGAGCGTGATTTCATGCATTTTTATAACAAAGGGCCGGTTTTGGTCTGAATGCCTGCCAAATGTTTGTAATTCACCATAGCATTCAAATGCTCTTACCTCAACATGTGACCGCCCAACATAATCAGGAGCCTTATACATTTATTCAAGAAAAAATTTGCTTTTGGCAAGTGGAAATTTCTGACCCCGTCAGCCTGCCTTCAGTTTAATGTATCCAGTTGACGTACAGGataagtgtgtgtgcaggacTCGGCCACACTAACCTGCTGCTTCTTGGCTTGATCCTTCAGGAGGACGGCCGACTCGTCCAGAGACAGCAGCTGGGCCGGACTgtggtggagaggagggagtCTAGCTGAAGTGATGTCATCCAGGTGTTTTCTGTCCCGCTCCTTCCTGGCCTGAGCAGAGAGCGGTGATGAGCCTTCAGACGACCGGCTGGGTGACGAGGATCCTGATGGAGATATGTCACTTCTGTGGGGCAACCTGGAAACAGTTGGGAGGATGATATTTATTGTTACTGACTGAAAGTGTTTTTGGTATACATTTTTACAAGAGTAATCATCACATCATGACACAAAGTCTACTCACTGATTTGGTTTGAATTTGTGCTTCCTGGGAGCTGAAGTCATCTCTGTTCTTTCCAGGACAGTTACATAGTGAGGCTGTTTTGGTATCTGCTTTCTGAGAAAGTAATTGTCTCTTGCTGGGCTGTTTGATGGGTCTGTGGACTCTCTACTGAAACCAGTACTAGTTTCAGACAGTCTGACCTGTTCCAAGGCCTCCACAAGGTCACCCTCTTTTGTCTCATCAGAGTTCAGAGAggccccagcagcagcagccatctTCATGGGTTCCCCAGCCGCTGCTCCGGAGGCTAACTGGACCTGTTGCTTGTCTAAAGTGTTGTTTTCCTGCACATGAGCTGAGACAGGTGAGGTCTGCATCTCCTGCACCGCATCGCCTGCAGCAGCCTCACTTTGCCTGTTTTGGTGCGAGGCACGTTGTTGCGAAGTGAAAGCCTGCCGATACTTGGACTGTAACTCTGTCCCCGCAGCAAACCCCAAGCTccgtctcttctcctcttcatcgTGGTGTTCGATGGCCAAGCGCACTTTCTCCGCAAATTCTTTTATCTTTTTCCCTTTGTCAGGAAGACTCTGTAAAAACCTCCTACGGACAACACAAATGAATGcattatttgatgctatattcaAAACAATCATTCCAGATgggagacaaacaaacaaacaaacaaacattacatGTTTTAATAGATCGACAGATAGATAAAAGTCTCTTTAAGTCTAatatagagatgcaccgattgcaatTTCCGTGGCCAATTTCTGACCTGCTGATTTACtttctttctaagaactataattGACAGCGTACAGAAATATTTCTGTATCTTTTCTTTCATGGAAAATTGATATTCAATGTATGttcataataaaacattaattattaaataactTACATTTTCTCCAAAACTGCACCAAGTTACAGGACCTTCTTGTTGTCAAAACCTTggttttaaggttgttcctccacaGCAGGTGTTACAAattgtcttcttcactcacgctgaagaacttccacaccgacgACATGATGTGTGAGTGGCTGTGACGTTACTGTCTGTGCCGTTACATAAAACCATCATGCAAGCACGTGTGTAAATTTGACCGGTAATAAATCGGATATATGAGACTGATCGGCCGGTCACTGTTCATGGCCGATCAACTGACAACTGGCCAGTTTCAACCAGTGGCCGATCGATAGGTGCATCTCTAACATACTAAAGAATGACCACCATTCTTCAAAAAGTAAtagttattttgttgttttgatgatggtggtggagtCACTCCAAACTCTCCCATAGGTGTTCAGTTGGGTTGATGTAGCATTTGATTCACCTAATTTTCTTATTCATGAAACCATTCACTTACCTTGTATGAAATTATTTGCATTTCTTATGTTTCTCCATTCATTTGgtcagcttttttttctttttcacccaTCTGTATTTTGGCTTAAATTATGTCACGTCGCAACCAACATTCAAATTGTTGTATAATCATACTAGTATTGCATATTCTCCTGCTATCTGATATATAATACTgctgtataaaaataatattattatatattgttgACATGTTTGACATAATTAGTCACATTTGAAACCGGCTTGACATCTTTgtgtacattttaaaggaaaaaactAATCATCATAGCACATTGAACAAAACTCAATTTAAAGCTACAACCAGAGAGGTAATAAGTCAAATTTGAGTCTAGCTATGTTGTAGCAGAGTGGTAGTATAGGCTCTGCATCATAAACATAGCACATTTCTGCCATCAGTTAGTCCAAAAAGGACTGAGATAAACTTGTAGACCTCATCACCAACCAGTAAATGTACATATGACAGAGCCTTGAGCTTTTCTACAACAATATTTTAGTTCATATTATTAAACATATATAGATAATTGTAGATTTGTGCTTTGTAAACATATATTGTAGGGAGAGCAGATATCTTGTATCGTAAATTCGTGAGCCTGGTTTGATAGCTCGGGACttatgcccttttctatccataggcaatcattggagggaggagagaggagatggaggagccAAGTTGGTGTTGAGGCAGCATAGCCCATACCCGGCCAGTTGAGGagttttgggggggggggggggtttcttttcctgttttttatatatatatatatatatatattttctttttttcccttcttttcctcataataaaataaaataaaatcaaagaaagaagggaagaaagaaagaaagaaagaaagaaagaaagaaagaaagaaagaaagaaagaaaagaaaactttaaaaaagccaacatgactgggcaagatcaatatcatgtgactgtgtacagTGTGCGTGCTTGAGATGGGTGGGGTTGGCTGTCAGtcagggtgcaaatcaaattaatgcaagattaaaaagaataagataaaataacgtaaaacaaatataaataggtagatagatagaagtaAAAGAATGATGTATAAAAGGATGAAGTggttgtgtgtggtgtgtggacTGTAACTGGAGTTAAATGTAATCATGGGTTAATATTGGTGGGGGTTTGATAGTTATggtggtttgttttggagtATTATGAAGAGGGGAGTTCTTGTCTTGTTCTCAGACATGTTGTCCTCTACTGATGGACAACAATACATCAGTGTATCTTTAGCTGAGTCACGGTGGAGCTGCTCTCATAACAACTCATCAGACTTTAGTTATGTGTCACACTGTTACTCAACATCCTACATCCTGGGTCTAATAGTGTGGTCTTACTTGTTAGAGAGGATCTTCTCCTGTCGCTGGAGCAGTTCTTgtagctcctctctgctgcgtTGTCTCAGGTCTCCCACTTGTCCCTGGCGCTCTGTCCCCGACGAGGACATGTCTGTTACCTAGTGACAGCTAGCTACAGATAGCT
This window of the Sebastes fasciatus isolate fSebFas1 chromosome 2, fSebFas1.pri, whole genome shotgun sequence genome carries:
- the polr2m gene encoding protein GRINL1A produces the protein MSSSGTERQGQVGDLRQRSREELQELLQRQEKILSNKRFLQSLPDKGKKIKEFAEKVRLAIEHHDEEEKRRSLGFAAGTELQSKYRQAFTSQQRASHQNRQSEAAAGDAVQEMQTSPVSAHVQENNTLDKQQVQLASGAAAGEPMKMAAAAGASLNSDETKEGDLVEALEQVRLSETSTGFSRESTDPSNSPARDNYFLRKQIPKQPHYVTVLERTEMTSAPRKHKFKPNQLPHRSDISPSGSSSPSRSSEGSSPLSAQARKERDRKHLDDITSARLPPLHHSPAQLLSLDESAVLLKDQAKKQQELQAKLAAQKLSEGLKISMGSYTPDSGPMAAYREVHDEAAQLSSEED